Genomic DNA from Paenibacillus sp. MBLB1832:
TTCGTATATTTGCCAGTTGCAAGGATGTAACCTCTGGTTTGAATCGAGTTATTGAAAGCGGACATTTCATTCTTCACATCGGCATCGTTAAAGTTCATGGCGTTAAGCAACGGAGAAATGGCCTTGTTATCCTTACGCCACTTCTGGTCATAGTCCATCCGTACCCAGGTGCCCTTCGTTGGCTTCAGCATCATGTCTTTATTTTGCCAGCCCCAAGGACAGTTGCTGGAGAACGGGAATTTATCCCCATCCGGACCTTTCACGTACACGCCGTCTTGAACCGTATAGTGCTTATCCTTGATACCCATTTCCGTAAGATCTTGGTAATCCCTGTTCGTGATGAAGGCGTTGTACATCATAAGTAGGCGTTCCCAGTTCTTGGAGGTGGAGTGGATAGCAAATCCAGATCCGTTGCCCGGGCCCACAACCTTGATTGCGTTAGGCCACAGATCCACAGTTTCGGCCTTCCATTCCGGATGATCGGTATCCCCTTCGTTCTGGCGCCCGTTTGCAACTGCCGCATTACCTACTACAGCTGCTGTTTTACCGCTTTTCCACAGGTCCCGCATCGGTGTCTTGTTCGTCAACACGCTCTTCGGGAGGACGCCGGCCTCATCCAGCTTCTTCACTCGCTCCAGGACAGCCTTATACGCTGGATCATCCAGTACGTTCAGCACCTTCCCCTTCTTGTCGTCCAGCTTATAGACCAAGTATGGCATGGACTTGCTCACGGGAATGACATTGTTCGGAACATAATAGGCGAGGTTCATATATTCTTCGAACATATCCTGCCCTGTACTATTCAAGGCAATGA
This window encodes:
- a CDS encoding DUF3502 domain-containing protein — translated: MKMMSNTVKFYTAALLTATLLLSGCSAKNDGGGSKATTPAAPSTQSAGGDKLDISKEQKLSIYLVGDPQPDAGLVYDEVNKKLKKDLNATLDVKYIPWTDMQNKYNLVFAAGEDFDGIYTGSWTGYTEQVTKGGFKEITEDMLKKYAPDYYKQLMEKYPNALNETKINGKSYMLPAFDVWADSTLVTVRGDLREKYNLPPVKTIDDFDNYLITVAKNDKNIIALNSTGQDMFEEYMNLAYYVPNNVIPVSKSMPYLVYKLDDKKGKVLNVLDDPAYKAVLERVKKLDEAGVLPKSVLTNKTPMRDLWKSGKTAAVVGNAAVANGRQNEGDTDHPEWKAETVDLWPNAIKVVGPGNGSGFAIHSTSKNWERLLMMYNAFITNRDYQDLTEMGIKDKHYTVQDGVYVKGPDGDKFPFSSNCPWGWQNKDMMLKPTKGTWVRMDYDQKWRKDNKAISPLLNAMNFNDADVKNEMSAFNNSIQTRGYILATGKYTNLDGDIATLKNELNKAGLEKVMTTMQKQVDEFLKNR